A genomic region of Pseudomonas sp. KU43P contains the following coding sequences:
- the nusA gene encoding transcription termination factor NusA: MSKEVLLVVESVSNEKGVPPGVIFEALEVALATATKKRFEDEVDLRVEINRHTGSYETFRRWTVVDEADLDDPAIETWLAKIHETHPEAKVGDVIEEKIESIEFGRIAAQTAKQVIVQKVREAERAQVVDAYRERVNEIISGTVKKVTRDNVIVDLGNNAEALLAREDIIPRETFRVGVRLRALLKEIRTENRGPQLILSRTAPQMLIELFRIEVPEIAEGLIEVMAASRDPGSRAKIAVRSKDKRIDPQGACIGMRGSRVQAVSGELGGERVDIVLWDENPAQFVINAMSPAEVAAIIVDEDAHAMDIAVAEDNLAQAIGRGGQNVRLASQLTGWTLNVMTEKDIQAKQQAETGDILRNFIEELEVDEELAQVLVDEGFTSLEEIAYVPLEEMLNIDGFDEEIVNELRARAKDRLLTKAIATEEKLADAHPAEDLLSLEGMDKDLAAELAVRGVVNREDLAEQSIDDLLDIDGIDEERAGKLIMAARAHWFE; the protein is encoded by the coding sequence ATGAGCAAAGAAGTACTGCTGGTTGTTGAATCGGTATCCAACGAAAAAGGTGTACCACCCGGCGTCATTTTCGAAGCGCTGGAAGTGGCCCTGGCCACTGCAACCAAAAAACGTTTTGAGGACGAAGTCGATCTGCGTGTGGAAATCAACCGCCACACCGGTAGCTACGAAACCTTCCGTCGCTGGACCGTGGTCGACGAAGCCGATCTGGACGATCCGGCCATCGAGACCTGGTTGGCGAAGATTCACGAAACCCATCCTGAAGCCAAGGTGGGTGATGTGATCGAAGAGAAGATCGAGTCCATCGAATTCGGTCGTATCGCCGCCCAGACCGCCAAACAGGTGATCGTGCAGAAGGTCCGCGAGGCCGAGCGCGCACAGGTGGTCGACGCCTACCGCGAGCGTGTGAACGAGATCATCTCGGGCACCGTCAAGAAGGTCACCCGCGACAACGTCATCGTCGATCTGGGTAACAACGCCGAGGCGTTGCTGGCTCGTGAAGACATCATTCCACGTGAGACCTTCCGGGTTGGCGTACGCCTGCGTGCGCTGCTCAAGGAAATTCGCACCGAGAACCGCGGCCCTCAGTTGATTCTGTCGCGCACTGCGCCACAGATGCTGATCGAGCTGTTCCGCATCGAAGTGCCGGAAATCGCCGAAGGCCTCATCGAAGTCATGGCTGCATCCCGTGATCCGGGGTCGCGTGCCAAGATCGCCGTCCGCTCCAAGGACAAGCGCATCGACCCGCAAGGTGCCTGTATCGGCATGCGCGGTTCGCGCGTCCAGGCCGTATCCGGCGAGCTGGGTGGTGAGCGTGTGGATATCGTCCTCTGGGACGAGAACCCGGCGCAATTTGTCATCAACGCCATGTCGCCGGCCGAAGTCGCGGCGATCATCGTTGATGAAGATGCCCATGCCATGGACATCGCCGTCGCCGAGGACAACCTGGCCCAGGCCATTGGCCGTGGTGGTCAGAACGTTCGCCTGGCCAGTCAGTTGACCGGCTGGACCCTGAACGTGATGACCGAGAAGGACATCCAGGCCAAGCAGCAGGCCGAAACCGGTGACATCCTGCGCAATTTCATCGAAGAACTGGAAGTCGACGAGGAGCTGGCCCAAGTGCTGGTCGACGAAGGCTTCACCAGCCTCGAAGAAATTGCCTACGTACCGTTGGAAGAAATGCTCAACATCGATGGCTTTGACGAGGAAATCGTCAATGAGCTCCGCGCTCGAGCCAAGGACCGTTTGTTGACCAAGGCCATCGCTACCGAAGAAAAACTGGCAGACGCCCATCCGGCCGAAGACCTGCTCTCCCTCGAGGGCATGGACAAAGACCTGGCGGCGGAACTGGCGGTGCGCGGCGTGGTTAACCGCGAAGACCTGGCCGAGCAGTCGATTGACGACCTGCTCGACATCGACGGCATCGACGAAGAGCGTGCCGGCAAGTTGATCATGGCCGCCCGAGCCCACTGGTTCGAGTAA
- the rimP gene encoding ribosome maturation factor RimP has translation MSSKLEQLQALLAPVVEGLGYQCWGIEYVSQGKHSVLRIYIDKEGGILVDDCEAVSRQASAILDVEDPISSEYTLEVSSPGMDRPLFTLEQFASHAGEQVKIKLRTPFEGRRNFQGLLRGVEEQDVVVQVDNHEFLLPIDSIDKANIIPSFD, from the coding sequence GTGTCGAGCAAGCTAGAACAGTTGCAGGCCTTGTTGGCCCCGGTGGTCGAGGGTCTGGGCTATCAGTGCTGGGGGATCGAATACGTATCCCAGGGTAAGCATTCGGTATTGCGCATCTACATTGACAAGGAAGGCGGCATCCTGGTGGACGACTGCGAAGCGGTCAGCCGTCAGGCCAGTGCCATCCTCGATGTTGAAGATCCGATCAGCAGTGAATATACCCTTGAGGTGTCCTCACCAGGCATGGATCGCCCGCTGTTCACTCTGGAACAGTTTGCCTCGCATGCCGGCGAACAAGTGAAGATCAAGCTGCGTACGCCCTTCGAAGGTCGTCGTAACTTCCAGGGCCTTCTCCGCGGTGTGGAGGAACAGGACGTTGTGGTCCAGGTGGACAATCACGAATTCCTGTTGCCGATCGACTCGATCGACAAGGCCAATATTATTCCCAGTTTTGACTGA
- the secG gene encoding preprotein translocase subunit SecG — protein MLETVIVVFHLLAALSLVVLVLLQQGKGAEAGASFGAGASNTVFGSQGSATFLSKLTAILAATFFLTALGLGYFAKQQAHQLSQAGLPDPAVLEVKQPKPAVNDDVPVLQEQKSETTNAGDVPPPTEEQK, from the coding sequence ATGCTGGAAACAGTCATCGTTGTTTTTCATCTGTTGGCAGCGCTGTCGCTTGTAGTGCTGGTTCTGCTTCAACAGGGTAAAGGTGCGGAAGCAGGTGCATCTTTCGGCGCAGGTGCTTCAAATACTGTGTTCGGAAGCCAAGGTTCTGCTACCTTCCTGAGTAAATTAACTGCTATACTTGCTGCCACTTTCTTTTTGACAGCACTTGGGTTAGGATACTTCGCCAAGCAACAAGCTCACCAGCTGAGCCAGGCGGGCCTCCCAGATCCAGCGGTCTTGGAAGTGAAACAGCCAAAGCCGGCAGTAAATGATGATGTACCGGTGCTCCAGGAGCAGAAGAGCGAAACCACCAACGCTGGTGATGTACCTCCTCCAACCGAAGAGCAGAAGTAA
- the tpiA gene encoding triose-phosphate isomerase, with amino-acid sequence MRRPMVAGNWKMHGTRASVAELIQGLGNMPVPSGVEVAVFPPALFINQVIDGLEGKGITVGAQNSAVQPEQGALTGEVAPSQLVEAGCKLVLIGHSERRQVIGENDEVLNRKFAAAQLSGLMPVLCVGETLEEREAGKTLEVVGRQLSSIIDAFGVKAFANAVIAYEPVWAIGTGLTASPQQAQDVHAAIRAQLAAEDAEVAANVQLLYGGSVKAANAAELFGMPDIDGGLIGGASLNADEFGAICRAAGN; translated from the coding sequence ATGCGTCGCCCCATGGTAGCTGGTAACTGGAAGATGCACGGTACCCGCGCCAGCGTCGCTGAGCTGATCCAGGGCTTGGGCAATATGCCCGTGCCGAGCGGTGTTGAAGTCGCGGTGTTTCCGCCGGCCTTGTTCATCAATCAAGTGATTGATGGTCTCGAAGGCAAAGGAATCACTGTCGGTGCACAGAATTCTGCAGTACAACCCGAACAGGGAGCGCTGACCGGTGAAGTTGCGCCGAGTCAGTTGGTTGAAGCGGGTTGCAAGTTGGTGCTGATTGGTCACTCCGAGCGTCGCCAGGTTATTGGCGAAAATGACGAAGTGCTCAATCGCAAGTTTGCAGCGGCTCAACTTAGTGGTTTAATGCCGGTGCTCTGTGTAGGGGAAACCCTCGAAGAGCGCGAAGCAGGCAAGACGCTCGAAGTTGTCGGGCGTCAACTAAGCAGTATCATCGATGCCTTCGGTGTTAAGGCTTTTGCCAATGCTGTAATCGCTTATGAGCCTGTATGGGCCATTGGCACAGGTTTGACAGCCTCGCCTCAGCAAGCTCAGGATGTGCACGCAGCCATCCGGGCGCAGTTGGCGGCCGAGGACGCCGAAGTTGCCGCGAATGTGCAGCTTCTATACGGCGGCAGCGTGAAGGCGGCCAATGCGGCCGAACTGTTCGGCATGCCGGATATCGATGGGGGGCTCATTGGTGGAGCGTCCCTGAACGCAGACGAATTCGGTGCAATTTGTCGCGCCGCAGGAAACTGA
- the glmM gene encoding phosphoglucosamine mutase, with the protein MSRKYFGTDGIRGRVGEYPITPDFMLKLGWAAGMAFRKQGSCRVLVGKDTRISGYMFESALEAGLSAAGADVLLLGPMPTPAIAYLTRTFHAEAGIVISASHNPHDDNGIKFFSGQGTKLPDEVELMIEELLDQPMTVVESSKLGKVSRINDAAGRYIEFCKSSVPSSTSFDGLKLVVDCAHGATYKVAPSVFRELGADVTVLHAQPDGLNINEGCGSTHIESLQAAVLVGHADLGIAFDGDGDRVLMVDHTGAIVDGDELLFIIARDLHERGKLQGGVVGTLMSNLGLELALKDLDIPFVRAKVGDRYVMAELLERDWLVGGENSGHVVCCNHTTTGDAIIAALQVLMALKRRGDTLAQARQALRKCPQVLINVRYGASKVDPLEHPAVKEASAKVTEDMAGRGRVLLRKSGTEPLVRVMVEGDDENQVRTHAEALAKLVAEVCI; encoded by the coding sequence ATGAGCAGAAAATACTTTGGTACCGACGGCATTCGTGGCCGCGTCGGCGAATACCCGATCACTCCGGACTTCATGCTGAAACTGGGCTGGGCGGCGGGCATGGCCTTCCGCAAGCAGGGCAGTTGCCGTGTGCTGGTAGGCAAGGACACACGTATTTCTGGCTACATGTTCGAATCGGCCCTCGAAGCTGGCCTTTCCGCAGCCGGCGCTGACGTGTTGTTGCTCGGCCCCATGCCGACCCCCGCAATCGCCTACCTTACCCGCACCTTCCATGCCGAGGCTGGCATTGTCATCAGCGCGTCGCACAACCCGCACGATGACAACGGTATCAAGTTCTTTTCGGGCCAGGGCACCAAGCTGCCGGACGAAGTCGAGCTGATGATCGAGGAGCTGCTCGACCAGCCGATGACCGTGGTCGAGTCCAGCAAGCTGGGCAAGGTTTCTCGCATCAACGACGCCGCTGGCCGGTACATCGAGTTCTGCAAGAGCAGTGTGCCGAGCAGCACCAGTTTCGATGGTCTCAAGCTGGTGGTCGACTGCGCCCATGGCGCCACCTACAAGGTCGCGCCAAGCGTGTTCCGCGAGCTGGGTGCTGATGTGACGGTGCTGCATGCGCAGCCCGATGGCCTGAATATCAACGAAGGCTGTGGCTCGACCCACATCGAGTCCCTGCAGGCCGCGGTTCTGGTTGGCCATGCCGACCTGGGCATTGCCTTCGATGGCGACGGCGATCGTGTGCTGATGGTCGATCATACCGGTGCGATCGTCGATGGAGACGAGCTGCTGTTCATCATTGCCCGTGACCTGCACGAGCGCGGCAAGCTGCAAGGCGGTGTGGTAGGTACGCTGATGAGCAACCTGGGCCTGGAACTGGCGCTCAAGGATCTGGATATCCCGTTCGTGCGGGCCAAGGTCGGCGATCGCTACGTCATGGCCGAGCTGCTCGAGCGCGACTGGCTGGTGGGTGGGGAGAATTCCGGTCACGTGGTGTGCTGCAATCACACCACCACTGGCGATGCGATCATTGCCGCGCTGCAGGTGCTGATGGCGCTCAAACGTCGTGGTGACACCCTTGCACAGGCGCGTCAGGCCTTGCGCAAGTGCCCGCAGGTGTTGATCAACGTGCGCTACGGCGCAAGCAAGGTCGACCCGCTGGAGCACCCGGCAGTCAAGGAGGCCAGTGCCAAGGTTACCGAGGACATGGCGGGGCGCGGGCGGGTGCTGCTGCGCAAATCCGGCACCGAGCCATTGGTGCGTGTGATGGTCGAAGGTGACGACGAAAACCAGGTGCGCACGCACGCCGAGGCCCTGGCCAAACTGGTCGCAGAAGTTTGTATCTGA
- the folP gene encoding dihydropteroate synthase: protein MSSKLYPTRLPCGNRVLDLSRTHVMGILNITPDSFSDGGRFSQRDEALRHAEAMVAAGATLIDIGGESTRPGARAVSVTEELERVAPMVEAINSRLDVVISVDTSTPAVIRESARLGAGLINDVRALERDGALDAAADTGLPVCLMHMRGEPGNMQDDPHYEDVTADVTRYLEQRMAACAAAGIDAQRIILDPGFGFAKTLAHNLSLFKHMEALYRLGRPLLVGVSRKSMIGLTLDRPVGERLYGSLALAALAMTKGASILRVHDVAETVDVVRMIAAVQNAE from the coding sequence ATGAGTTCGAAGCTGTACCCGACCCGGTTGCCTTGCGGCAATCGGGTTCTTGATTTGTCCCGTACCCATGTCATGGGTATTCTCAATATCACTCCCGACTCCTTCTCCGATGGCGGGCGCTTCAGTCAGCGAGACGAAGCGTTGCGCCATGCCGAAGCCATGGTCGCTGCCGGTGCGACGCTGATCGACATCGGTGGCGAGTCGACTCGCCCTGGTGCTCGTGCGGTGTCCGTGACCGAGGAGCTCGAACGCGTGGCGCCGATGGTCGAGGCAATCAACAGTCGCCTCGATGTAGTCATCTCGGTCGATACCTCCACGCCTGCCGTCATTCGCGAATCTGCCCGGCTTGGTGCCGGGCTGATCAATGACGTGCGTGCACTGGAGCGCGATGGAGCCCTGGACGCCGCTGCGGATACGGGTTTGCCGGTGTGCCTGATGCACATGCGAGGTGAGCCCGGGAACATGCAGGATGACCCTCATTACGAGGATGTCACCGCGGATGTAACGCGTTATCTTGAACAGCGTATGGCGGCATGCGCGGCGGCGGGTATCGATGCGCAGCGCATCATCCTCGATCCGGGCTTCGGCTTTGCCAAGACGCTGGCTCACAACTTGAGCCTGTTCAAGCATATGGAGGCGCTTTATCGCCTCGGTCGCCCACTGTTGGTGGGCGTTTCACGCAAGAGCATGATCGGCCTGACGCTGGATCGTCCGGTCGGTGAGCGGCTGTACGGCAGCCTGGCACTGGCGGCACTGGCCATGACCAAGGGGGCCAGTATCCTGCGCGTCCATGATGTGGCCGAAACCGTCGATGTCGTACGTATGATTGCTGCAGTACAGAACGCCGAATAA
- the ftsH gene encoding ATP-dependent zinc metalloprotease FtsH: MAKNLILWLIIAAVLVTVMNNFSSPNEPQTLNYSDFIQQVKDGKVERVTVDGYIITGKRADGDNFKTVRPAITDNGLIGDLVDNHVVVEGKQPEQQSIWTQLLVASFPILVIIAVFMFFMRQMQGGAGGKGGPMSFGKSKARLLSEDQVKTTLADVAGCDEAKEEVGELVEFLRDPGKFQRLGGRIPRGVLMVGPPGTGKTLLAKAIAGEAKVPFFTISGSDFVEMFVGVGASRVRDMFEQAKKHAPCIIFIDEIDAVGRHRGAGMGGGHDEREQTLNQLLVEMDGFEMNDGIIVIAATNRPDVLDPALLRPGRFDRQVVVGLPDIRGREQILKVHMRKVPVGENVNPAVIARGTPGFSGADLANLVNEASLFAARSNKRLVEMKEFELAKDKIMMGAERKTMVMSEKEKQNTAYHEAGHAIVGRLVPEHDPVYKVSIIPRGRALGVTMFLPEEDRYSLSKRALISQICSLYGGRIAEEMTLGFDGVTTGASNDIMRASQIARNMVTKWGLSEKLGPLMYAEEEGEVFLGRSAGSQHASVSGETAKLIDSEVRSIIDQCYATAKQLLTDNRDKLDAMAEALMKYETIDAEQIDDIMSGRTPREPRDWDDDKTSGTPAAQNDRPESPIGGPAAQH; this comes from the coding sequence ATGGCAAAGAATCTGATCCTGTGGTTGATCATCGCAGCTGTCCTGGTGACAGTGATGAACAACTTCTCCAGCCCTAACGAGCCGCAGACCCTCAACTATTCCGACTTCATCCAGCAGGTCAAGGATGGCAAGGTCGAGCGTGTGACCGTCGACGGCTACATCATTACCGGCAAGCGCGCCGACGGCGATAACTTCAAGACCGTGCGCCCGGCCATCACCGACAACGGTCTGATCGGCGATCTGGTCGACAACCACGTGGTCGTCGAAGGCAAGCAGCCTGAGCAGCAGAGCATCTGGACGCAACTGCTGGTCGCGAGCTTCCCGATCCTGGTGATCATTGCCGTGTTCATGTTCTTCATGCGCCAGATGCAAGGTGGCGCGGGCGGCAAGGGCGGGCCGATGAGTTTCGGCAAGAGCAAGGCACGCCTGCTGTCCGAGGATCAGGTCAAGACCACCCTGGCTGACGTCGCTGGTTGCGACGAGGCCAAGGAAGAGGTTGGCGAGCTGGTCGAGTTCCTGCGCGACCCTGGCAAGTTCCAGCGCCTGGGCGGTCGCATTCCGCGTGGCGTGCTGATGGTCGGCCCGCCCGGTACCGGTAAGACCCTGTTGGCCAAGGCCATTGCCGGTGAGGCCAAGGTACCGTTCTTCACCATTTCCGGTTCCGACTTCGTGGAAATGTTCGTCGGTGTGGGCGCCAGCCGTGTGCGCGACATGTTCGAGCAAGCCAAGAAGCACGCGCCGTGCATCATCTTCATCGACGAGATCGATGCCGTGGGTCGCCATCGTGGCGCGGGCATGGGCGGCGGTCACGACGAGCGCGAACAAACCCTCAACCAGCTGCTGGTAGAGATGGATGGTTTCGAAATGAACGATGGCATCATCGTCATTGCCGCCACCAACCGTCCAGACGTGCTCGATCCGGCGCTGCTGCGTCCTGGTCGCTTCGACCGCCAGGTTGTGGTGGGCCTGCCGGACATCCGTGGTCGCGAGCAGATCCTCAAAGTGCACATGCGCAAGGTGCCGGTCGGCGAAAACGTCAACCCGGCGGTAATCGCCCGTGGTACTCCCGGCTTCTCCGGTGCCGACCTGGCCAACCTGGTCAACGAGGCTTCGCTGTTCGCCGCTCGCTCCAACAAGCGCCTGGTCGAGATGAAAGAGTTCGAGCTGGCCAAGGACAAGATCATGATGGGCGCAGAGCGCAAAACCATGGTCATGTCCGAGAAAGAGAAACAGAACACCGCTTACCACGAGGCTGGCCACGCCATCGTTGGGCGCCTGGTGCCTGAGCACGACCCGGTGTACAAGGTTTCGATCATTCCGCGCGGTCGCGCCCTGGGTGTGACCATGTTCCTGCCCGAGGAAGACCGTTACAGCCTGTCCAAGCGTGCACTGATCAGCCAGATCTGCTCGCTGTACGGTGGCCGTATCGCCGAAGAGATGACCCTGGGCTTCGACGGCGTCACCACCGGTGCCTCCAACGACATCATGCGGGCCAGCCAGATCGCCCGTAATATGGTCACCAAGTGGGGCCTGTCCGAGAAGCTCGGCCCGCTGATGTACGCGGAAGAGGAGGGCGAGGTGTTCCTCGGCCGTAGCGCCGGCAGCCAGCATGCCAGCGTTTCCGGCGAAACCGCCAAGCTGATCGACTCGGAAGTGCGCAGCATCATCGACCAGTGCTATGCCACGGCCAAGCAGCTGCTGACCGACAACCGCGACAAGCTCGACGCCATGGCCGAAGCGCTGATGAAGTACGAGACCATCGATGCCGAGCAGATCGACGACATCATGTCTGGCCGCACTCCACGCGAACCGCGTGACTGGGATGACGACAAGACTTCGGGCACGCCTGCTGCCCAGAATGATCGTCCGGAGTCGCCGATTGGCGGCCCAGCGGCTCAACACTAA
- the rlmE gene encoding 23S rRNA (uridine(2552)-2'-O)-methyltransferase RlmE, whose amino-acid sequence MVQRSKSSANWLREHFNDPFVKQAQKDGYRSRASYKLLEIQEKDRLIRPGMSVIDLGAAPGGWSQVTSRLIGGQGRLIASDILEMDSIPDVTFIQGDFTQDEVLQQILQAVGDSHVDLVISDMAPNMSGTPAVDMPRAMFLCELALDLATRVLKPGGDFLIKIFQGEGFDVYLKDVRSKFDKVQMRKPSSSRDRSREQYLLARGYKGA is encoded by the coding sequence GTGGTACAACGTTCCAAAAGCAGCGCTAACTGGCTGCGAGAGCATTTTAACGACCCTTTTGTTAAGCAGGCGCAGAAGGACGGCTATCGTTCGCGTGCGAGCTACAAGCTGCTTGAGATCCAGGAAAAAGACCGCCTGATCCGTCCTGGCATGAGCGTGATCGACCTTGGTGCGGCCCCGGGCGGGTGGTCGCAGGTGACCAGTCGTCTGATTGGTGGCCAGGGGCGGTTGATCGCTTCCGACATCCTGGAAATGGACTCGATCCCCGATGTGACCTTCATCCAGGGCGACTTCACCCAGGATGAAGTGCTGCAGCAGATTCTCCAGGCAGTCGGCGATTCGCACGTAGACCTTGTGATTTCCGATATGGCCCCCAATATGAGTGGTACGCCTGCGGTGGACATGCCGCGTGCCATGTTCCTCTGTGAGCTGGCTCTGGATCTGGCGACCCGCGTGCTCAAGCCCGGCGGCGACTTCCTGATCAAGATCTTCCAGGGCGAAGGCTTCGATGTATACCTCAAGGACGTGCGCAGCAAGTTCGACAAGGTGCAGATGCGCAAGCCGTCGTCGTCGCGGGATCGCTCCCGCGAACAATACCTGCTGGCCAGGGGTTACAAAGGGGCATGA
- the yhbY gene encoding ribosome assembly RNA-binding protein YhbY, with protein sequence MPLNNEQKKQYKSIGHDLKPVLIVAGNGLNEGVIAELERALADHELIKVEIRSEDREERAATIAELCKAGRAELVQTIGKKALIYRKNPQPNKQLSNIHRYK encoded by the coding sequence ATGCCGCTCAATAACGAGCAGAAGAAGCAATACAAGTCCATTGGTCATGACCTGAAGCCGGTCCTGATCGTTGCAGGCAACGGTTTGAATGAAGGCGTGATCGCCGAGCTCGAGCGCGCACTGGCTGACCATGAGCTGATCAAGGTCGAGATTCGCTCGGAAGATCGCGAAGAACGTGCAGCCACTATTGCCGAACTGTGCAAGGCCGGCCGTGCCGAACTGGTTCAGACCATCGGCAAGAAGGCGCTGATCTACCGCAAGAACCCACAGCCGAACAAGCAGCTGTCGAACATCCACCGTTACAAGTAA
- a CDS encoding MFS transporter produces the protein MSKSSTSDRRLRAPSLEGILWQLAQVFWVGGLWVFHVGLVPALKVSGLAPLLVQDIAGQIDRWLIGVALLGLLTQLAVLAKVDGVSAWWRQFRGQMLLLGLAACVGYYTLRYGISVGERWQMFCFLVLGFSGIVLVAQPVPVRARKARH, from the coding sequence TTGTCGAAGTCAAGCACATCTGACCGGCGCCTTCGGGCGCCATCCCTCGAGGGGATCCTCTGGCAGCTGGCCCAGGTGTTCTGGGTCGGTGGCCTGTGGGTGTTCCATGTGGGGTTGGTGCCGGCGCTCAAGGTCAGTGGCTTGGCACCCTTGCTGGTACAGGACATCGCCGGGCAGATCGACCGTTGGTTGATTGGTGTGGCGTTGCTCGGGTTGCTGACGCAGTTGGCGGTACTGGCGAAGGTCGACGGCGTGTCTGCCTGGTGGCGGCAATTCCGTGGCCAGATGCTGTTGCTTGGCCTGGCGGCCTGTGTGGGGTACTACACCTTGCGCTACGGCATATCGGTTGGCGAGCGCTGGCAGATGTTCTGCTTCCTGGTGCTGGGCTTCTCCGGCATCGTGCTGGTGGCCCAACCGGTACCGGTCAGGGCGCGCAAGGCGCGCCACTGA
- the greA gene encoding transcription elongation factor GreA: protein MTKYPMTVQGARALEEELQFLSKTERPRLSQAIGEARELGDLKENAEYHAAREEQGMVEARIRDIEGRLQNSVVIDVTTIPHTGKVIFGTTVVLANTETDEKVTYQIVGEDEADVKQGKLSSGAPIARAIIGKEEGDTVVVKTPSGTVEYEIVEVKHI from the coding sequence ATTACCAAGTACCCGATGACCGTCCAGGGCGCTCGCGCCCTGGAAGAGGAGCTCCAGTTCCTGAGCAAGACCGAACGTCCGCGCCTGAGTCAGGCAATTGGTGAGGCGCGCGAGCTGGGCGACCTCAAGGAAAACGCCGAATACCATGCTGCCCGAGAAGAGCAGGGCATGGTCGAGGCGCGTATCCGTGATATCGAAGGCCGTCTGCAGAACTCGGTAGTGATCGATGTGACCACTATCCCTCACACTGGCAAGGTCATTTTCGGCACCACCGTGGTGCTGGCCAATACCGAAACCGATGAAAAGGTGACCTACCAGATCGTCGGCGAGGATGAAGCTGACGTGAAGCAGGGCAAGCTCTCGAGCGGTGCACCGATTGCCCGTGCCATCATCGGCAAGGAAGAAGGTGATACGGTCGTCGTCAAGACGCCGAGCGGCACGGTCGAGTACGAGATTGTCGAAGTCAAGCACATCTGA